ctttttgccttttttttgtctgggttttttttttccacctttgctgctttttgaccaatttttgccacttttttcttgtTCTTCTCTTTCTCGcccatttctgttgcttttttaaccaccatttgcccatttctgcccagTTTTGCAACATCCTTTTGCACCGTTTTCCTTACTTTAGTCgctctttgacactttttgttcATTGCTGTCAGTTTTTGCAGCATTTAACACACTTTTGCTGCTGTTGGTCTGTTTTTGCTACATTCTAcccatttcttgccaccttatgtcaatttttcttaccatctctctctctatatatgtataaatatttttttgttttacaattttcacaacttttaaccaatttggctaccttttacccatttttcataatgtttttgccaccttaccccatttttgcctcttttcacccactttttgtctctttttacaattttttcactCTACGTGACATTTTAATGAAGTCTCAGtgtcttctgttttattttctggcatcctgacatttgtgctcATCATGGCCTAGCTGTAAAGTCTGACATCACTTTTCTAATTTTTCAGTGGTTcccttgtatctaagaaaaccTGACGGTGGTTcctgttttcagggttttcgGTGAAGCTAATTTCCCTTTAAAGCCAAGAAAGCTGAAGTTTGACCATTTTAACACGGACCCAGAGAGAAATAACTTCCTGTCTAAGCTAGTTAGCTTGATAGTAATcaagtctgtgtgcatttaCACTCTTAAGACGACTCCAGctacatttctttaaaagagtgattgtttttttcattaaaactctcatttaaacaacaaaaactgtcTGTACTTACGGACATATCGACTCCAGGGCCCAAACATGAAGAGAAAGCCAGTTTGCATCCAAACTTTTTAACTGCTCTCACTGAAAAGAAACCAAAACTAAACTTAAGAAAAAATGATCTAAAGAGAGATAGAGTGTCCACTGGGTGGCAGCAGAGAGCCAGCAGGGAAAATTACAGACTAGAAAACTGAAGAACAGGTGAACAAGCAGAACTGTGACGGTCTGAAAGCACAGGGGTTTGGCATCAGATTTATTTGtacaaaaaacaatagaaaaatataaaatcaacaGACCATAGaagattaaacaaacaaacacaaataaaaaaatacaaacacacaagTGCAAGTTAGGTATAAAATTAAGATTGAGCTTTACAGCTCTTCTTCATTATTTCCCATTCAGacgtatttaaaaaaaactttctatAGAATACAAAAGTAACTTTTTAACTGGATGATATTTCTGATAAGGTGCAATTAAAATACACAACAAACATGTGCCATAATGCATTTATAGTTTTTgtgaattgattaaaaaattaaaacaaaggcaTTAGTGCAAGGAAGGTATAAAAATATAGTTAATCTTATATATTTGTTCCTGCTTGatccttttaaaaattgcaaaaatatcattttagttGGAAATTCCTGATAAAGGTaaaaattaaatctttaaaatatgccATACATACACGACagctttttgtaaaaaaaaaaaaaaaaaaaacaaaacaaacaaacaaaacaaaacaaaacaaacaaaaaacaaaaacattagtgCAAGGTACATATAAAAGTAAGGTCAAACTTTActattcatttttcaaattatcCCTGCCTGcagttctttttaaaaaaacattttataagatacaaaaatgacatttgaaCTGCATATTTCTGATAaaggtacaaaaaaatcaaacttatccaacattttctttaacagaaACTGAGCAGAGCATTTTTCTAACAGGTAAGACAGCGAAAGCAAGAACCAGCTGTGTAAAAGATAAGAAGTATACCAACAATataacagcagaaaaataatCCTACATTTCGtagaaatcatttaaaaacagagctCCATTATAAAGATCAACAGTGTGGTTCTActagtaaaaaaatattttctccaTATTAGAAGTAAATTTTGCCATGGTGCCATAACGATCCATGGTAGACGAACCATAAGCTGTTTGAAATAAGACAAACAGAAATAAGGCACTGACTCAAAGGCATCGTAAACGTTGTAACATTGGTTACGGATTTTAAAAGTGCCTGAGAGACGATGCATGGACCCCCATCAGTCGTCTTATCAGCCCTCAGATTTTCACatcattgttgaaaaaatggtcaaaaatgttaaatatacaGTCAATGTGATGAGTCTGAGGTTTTTCAGTGCACATGATAAACGTTAAAGGACAAGTACAGATTTCAGATGATTCTGTTGTTCTATATAATGATTATTAGGATGTCATTACATTTGAAGAACACCTTAGTCATTTCATTGAACCCACAACCTCAGTCCATGGTTTAAAACACATCCATACACACATTTATCACATCTGGTCATGTGGCGACACCTTTCACACAATCACACCTCgcttaaagcaggggtgttaaaacttttttcaccaCATTCAGATAAATATAAGGATGACTGGGCCCTTTTGATAAAGCTCGCCTTTAAATGAGTGAAACCAATCCAGTGTAGGTTAAGATGCACTtagaaatggaataaaaaccaGCCGACATCACTTTCAGCTTTTCATTTATAGCCGCCAAGGCATATGGTCAGTAGGTTGTTTGAAATCATGTGATCCAGAATGCCTggtggggggcaggaagtgtgGGACAgacattaggaatgaatgggaacattagatcaatcaatcaatagtGTGGAGTCGATCAGTATCGCAGACCTCCAAGGGTTGTCTAGCtagatgaaggccacaagagTCTTGTTGATAGCCAAGtccctttaacataaaaaaaacatccttgttttgtcacaaacatgagTTTAATAGAAGGTAAACTTTAGGGTAGGCGACTAATTAATGATGTGCCGTTCACAAACGAACCTGTCCTCTgaaacggctctttaatgtgaaccaCTGTAGCTACGTAGCTGCGTTTGAGTACcagtttcttttcctccatcctttgtcgttattcaatccacatttaaaaagccaaactggtaccagatgaagagccatttgggatcAATTAGCTCTACCGAGCTGAGctaaatgatccagatctcttaaagagagatggatttcccatcacagcgagtgagactggacagacatcagcggAAGAAATGTCAGAGTTTAATAAGCTAATGCATAGTTGTAAACCGTTCAAAATATGGCCTTTTTGTagcgtttctctatgcagaaatcacttcttacCCCCCAAGGGATGTTCGCTACTGCTgagtgacatcatctgcaaagaacctataatTATTAAGGGTTTTGGACAGGCAGGTCCAGATTTTAGGGGGGCTTAATCAGCTCTGTCTACCACTGGATCTGCTCCTGGTCTGCACCATTCATTCTGCTATTTTCTGCCATAGCCCAGGGCGTTATGAATTGAgacattgttattattttgttgtAAATATATTTACCATTTATACTATCACCTCAGTTTAGTTGTGAAAATGTACATCACTGGAATAATCTAGTCATAATGTTTCCAGAACTATCAGAGCAGTACTGCCTTGAGTTGAGTTCAAGCACAAGCTTTCTGTTCTAATGCCGGCCAtacttcattttagtttttgaatttgctggaacacccctgatttaagctttttttctgaatgcaaagcaacaaaactttaagagaaaacaaacaacccAACAAGCAGCACTGCTGGCAGAACTGACGGTCCAGTGAGGAGAGCGCTACATCCCAGATTCTTTGGTCTCACAAGTCCAGCCGTCACTACAGTCTGATGTCGAACTGTTGCTTCTGTAAAGAGAAGAACAGATGGTATTACAGCATAATGTGATGAGATAAGGTATTATAAGGTTTATAGTATTCAGGTTCAAGGTTATTTAATCAGGAAAatgttgcaattttcaaaataacTGTCTTGTTCATATAATTTTGAGGCTGGTCAGAGTCTCCACTGCAGACAGGTCCTCAAATATAGATTTATCTCAAACTAAACCTTAACTGTGAGGCAAGATAACATAATAATTTCTCCAGCCAATGTTAGGGCTCTATACTAATTCAAATGGAGCAGGTAGGCCTACAGGTTGTACATTTTAtaacattaacactgactgaACCCTACTGCCCACTCTCATGGCAGTTCTTAACAGCGGTGGCTGTTCCTCACTCTCACTGTAAGCAGCAAACTGGGCGAGGGGCTGCGGCTGCTGCAGGGCGGTTCACGGCAGTGTTTCACATTCAGTTCTAGCTGCAACAACGCAACTATTTTCTATTCTAGCCCATACATTAGGCCAGTAGCTTTCAATCTTTTCAACCCAAGGTACACCTAAGATTAAGCCCagatttcaaggcacaccaaaaccaCATCAATGCAAAATAGCCTTTTACATGTTACGGTAGATTTAGCcaagcactgccatataattgagatcagctgatcttacacaagccctcatcagctgacgacAAGCTGATTCACTCTAATCATTGGCAAATAGccctcatgctgccatattcaaAGCCTGGCCATGCGTACTGCTTCCCGTGCAACCtgtacaaccctcctccaccccagctcctcctttattctaccTCTGACTTCATCAGGGATTCAGTTGTCATGACGCCTGCTCtgctttgggtttttttgctgcttctctgtAGCTGTAATAGTTACATATGGTTGCACAAATCCTCACGacacaccaagacttggctcaccacaccatttgagaaacCTGCTTTAGGCCATACAACACCAAACAACTCACCGACTTCATTCATAAACTCGGTCAGTGGACTGCATGCTATatgttgttttgtgttgcaTCTTTGGCAATACTAGCTTGCCTGTGTCATATTCACCTGGAGTGTTTAGACCCATCtgagaattttcaaatttagatCTAGCTCtacctcttcctcttccttttttaatgtaaagGACACTGGTATTTCTTCTTTTCTGGTATCAAAAATAACTACTCAGTACTTAGAGTATATTTTAAATCCTCATTTATTCAAAATCTTCGAACTCATTAATAAAGTTCTTAAATTTTCTTACCtattacattgagttggcagtGACCCATGCCTACACCAGACCACGTCACCACCTCACACTCGTATCGGCCTGAGTCAGTCATCCTGAGTGAGGACAGACCAAGTTTGAGCTGTCCCTCTTTGAGGACTTTTCTGTCACAGTGAACTCGTCCTGCAAACTGTTGATGCTGAACCCAGGGGACCTCATCTCCACGAACAAGACGAAACAGGCCTGAGTATTTCTCCTCCCTAGACATGGCACAGTAGACATCAAGAGAGCGTAGTGAGCTGTCATCTTCGGCAGGGAACGTCCACTCCAGTGTGATGTTTTCATTCTCCTTTGCCTCGTAGAAACTCTGAGTTGTATTCACTTCAATTGATCCTgctgagaaagagaaaaagagaaacatgaAGTCTTACTGAAGTTATTGACTGTGTTTATACTGCACAGATCAacatccttttttgttttaagtccGTGATTCAGATCTGATAGGATGAGTGTTAGATAACTGATccaaaaaagcatcaaaaaacaACCAAGGTCAGAGTGCAAACATCTCAAACTCAAACTCTGAGCCTTATTTGTTTGAAATTGCCAAACATCTAAAAAGAAATACAGTCATATGttgttttaatcatgtttgcatAATGACTCCAAAACAACCAAAAGTTGTGCATTGTCATGTATTATTCAGATACCAACCACAGAACATCATAAAGACCTGAAGTTTAAAAGTTGCACGCTCTCTCTCTGACTTTGCACAGCATGGCAGTCCTGCCCAAAGAGTCAACTAGGCcccctataaacccagagaacaagccctccccagttgttatttaatgatgatatcaatgcatctGTGCTGGAGCTGTAGCAATGACAGTTAGCTCATTTAGGAGCTGAAAAGTTGTCTAGCTggtattgggttctgatgttcaaattgtTTATTAAACCTTTCAATCaatgtttctgcccatttttgccacttacagcttttttttgctacttttaacccacaCTCACTACTTTAGCTACCAATTTTTGTCCTTATTGCCTCTTGTAACccacttttaaactgcttttcaccatttatatGCCCTCTTTTCCCCATACTTGctgctttatcccatttttgcctcatataacctatttttgccactttaaagcaatttttgctctttttccacttttcaccacttacttctcccatttttcccacttttaatccattttgccaatttttgccttcattttgcaaagttatttcagtttcgTCCACattattctctggtatcctgatgtCTGTGcccatcatggcttagctacgGAGGCTCACATTTGTTCCCTAATGGTTTAGTCAATGGATCAGTTCCCAACCTTTGTTCTTTAGCCCCCCCAGTCACATCTAAGAGAAGCCGAGCACCCCAAAGACCCAcctggaaaaagtacacaacaaTTGTAATTGTCTTCATTAACAAAATTTAAACATAACCCGCCTAGAGACACTTGTCCCTGAATAAAACATCTATGTATAAATGTCTATTATTATGAATCTATTCGGACCACTCTAGAAAAAGTACAGTAAAAAGTATTTGtgaattttcaagaaaaaaaaatcaaaattctcaagtttaaaaattaattaatttaagacaaaaatacttgaaatcTTTAACTTTAACAGTTATAGTTATACATCATgcaaaactttacatttttgagattaaaaattttaaaaatccaaccactgtttccagtctgtaattttttttaccttcacaatgttgtaaatttattatttcaaaaat
This genomic stretch from Cheilinus undulatus linkage group 22, ASM1832078v1, whole genome shotgun sequence harbors:
- the LOC121504805 gene encoding coxsackievirus and adenovirus receptor homolog codes for the protein MIYSILLLICLSCCVCAGSIEVNTTQSFYEAKENENITLEWTFPAEDDSSLRSLDVYCAMSREEKYSGLFRLVRGDEVPWVQHQQFAGRVHCDRKVLKEGQLKLGLSSLRMTDSGRYECEVVTWSGVGMGHCQLNVIEATVRHQTVVTAGLVRPKNLGCSALLTGPSVLPAVLLVGLFVFS